The nucleotide sequence tttttagattttttttgttttttgtctttatcTATTTTTTCGTTAtgttttactcttctatctctatcttttatttttaaaagacaaatatctatatcacatatgcatattcaaaaaataaattgacatacgaatctgcatatgtatttataaaaatacatatctgactcatatttatatataagcatataagacacaaaatctctctaacaaaaaggacaactatatacatataaatataggtaattaaaaaataaatgatacatATTTTAAACTGTAAAAAATACAAATTCCCTATATGTTACCTTCTAAAATGACACAGAAcaattcaaagacaaatccaacagcgtacagaaatacatatgaatatgcatttgtatatacaaaaagtacaactaaatacatatacatataggtaatcaaaagatacatgatacatatcttaaatagtAAAGAATACGAATAAGTACacatgttaccctctaaaatgacatagaacagttcaaagacaaatccaacaccgtacaaaatacatatagcttTGCATATGTTATAGAATACATACCTGATTCATATGTATATTaccatacaaaaaatacaaatatggatatgtatttacaaaatacattatcAAATTCATATTAAACATCAACGAACATAACTATAATATATAtcatcatatgtatttgcgaaatacaaataTGACTCATATAAAACgataaatacaaatgcaaatcTTAAATAGTAACAcctataaatatatacatatacatataactaaatcaaaaaatacataatacatatcatgaacattaaaaaatactactatatatatgttaccttctaaaaaaatacatcaacataaccatatgtatataaaaaatacatattctgcacatgacctataagctaataaaaatacaaatacaaatacttTTTTAAACTAAATTAAGAACATGCCACGTGgagttcaaaaaattcaaatacaGAGAATGATACCAACCACAAAACAAATTTGGGATCGAGTTTGTCAACAGTTTCagaaaaaaaggacaaaaattcaaaaacaaaggaAATTTCAGAAAAAAGGCAGAGATTCAAAAATAAAGGGTAGAAGATACAGTTATATTTGGGGAAAGTGAAATAGTGgattgaaaatagaaaaaggtaAATTAGTGGGAGTAAAACAGGCATTTGTCTAGTTAATAAGCAAAAATAAtgctactcttgctataaactgtaattttgcaaaaatgttgctatttattgtaattataatattaaatatgttactttctgtaattttttctattaagATCTCGTCGTAATCGAACAGAGACACGGGGCAAGTGCACAAATATCTGTTTGAAGGATAGTTATTTAGGACATAGCTAAATATCTATTTGTCCATAAAAAAAGAAGGTTctaagaaaaatctaaatttcGGTATGAATTCAGACGTTGATGAGTACAATTTGAAATATTTACATCTCAAATATACATAGGAATTATTATAAAGTAGAACTTGATTCGCGAATAACATAGTTAAAACAAATATTTGACTTTTCACATAATAATacgtagtaatagtaatagtaatagtagtagtaataataataataattgcagGAAGCATCAAATGGTTTTTATACACCTAGTTATAATAGGTGGGACCTAAGAAACTGCGtatttctcttatatataagtgaaggatTGGTGTACCACTAATTTGTCTTTTTGTGGCTACATCAATCcttcatttatattattattattattattattttattttgagaaattattattattatattattattcattttttttactattactattattattattattattattattattattactcttctttttactattattattacaactactactacaacaacaacaacaaactcagtataaTCCCAtaaaatggggtctggggagggtaagatgtacgcagtccataccgctacctccgaagaagtagagctttttactactttactataataataataataataataattattattattattactttactactatatacaaGTGAAAGTTggggtgactaccaagggtatcTCGGTAATTTTAGTGAcccataatattattattattattactatttagtGGTACTCCAATCCTTTGCTTATATGTAAgagaaattgttgttgttattattattattattattattattattattattattattattattactattactactactactttactttactactatatataagggaaggttggggtgactgtcaagggtattttagtaattttagtgacttttttttttttttttactattactattatttttattattattattattactattattattattatttttactattgttattactattactactactattattaatattattactatcattactttactttactattatatataagtgaaAGTTGGGGTCACTATCAaaggtatttcgataattttagtgACCcataatgttgttgttgttattattattattcttattcttcttcttcttcttcttattattattattattattagtactattattacttttcttttactatttctattactactactactattattattattattattattattattattattattattattattattattattattattattattattattattattattattattattattattattattactttactttactactataaaTAAGTGAAGGATGGGGTGACTACCAAGAGTATTTCAGTAATTTTAGTGACCTcaacctttacttatatatagtagtaaataaaatggttatacatgcatatgattttttctatatatttattagttttatccttatttttattgtgcaataaaatggttacacattcatttatatataagagaaattattattattattattcattttttttactattactattgcTACTATTATTTTGTTTggttcccaaggtatccccacagccaGCAGCCATGAGACTAATTCTTCGTTCCtctgtcagcgcactaagcggtagggaactAGCCACAGAATTTGCTCTATTCACCAGAGGCGGGCATCGaacccccgacctcttgcttaagggacatgACACTGAACTACCATGCCAACTCTAATGGTTCactattgctattattattattattattattattattattattattattattattattattattattattactttttttactactactactactactactactactattattattattattactttactttactactatatataagtgaaggttggggtgactactaagggtattttgataattttagtgatccatattattattattattattatagttataaTAATAACCCATAtggtttttttcttatattacttttgtcctcatttttattgtGCAGTAAAATAGTTATACATGCGtattactttttccttatatttattacttttgtcctcatgtattagtttaataatatttttatttagacctttataATTAAAGTATACATGgtactattttttaataaatatctttttgttcctcaTTAAATGACTAGCAAAGCTATTTCGATAATTTtgtggtgcaataaaatggttacacatgcatattgttttttctttatatttattagttttgtcctcatttctATGGTGCAACAAAATAATTACACATGcatattctttttttcttatatttattagttttatcctcatgtattattttaataatatatttatttagacctttgtaattaaTTATACATGGtactatttttgtataaatatctttttgtttcttattaaatAACTACCAAgagtatttcgataattttatgatgcaataaaatggttacacatgcatagtgtttttttctgatatttattagttttgccctcatgtattattttaataatatttttatttaggcCTTTGTagttgaattatacatggtagtaattttttataaatatctttttgttccttattaaatgactaccaaaagtattttggataattttatggtgcaataaatatttcaaaatcaacgtatgtctcctcaacttatatatttgaaactttcaaatgagaCGTGCATCATGTACTTTCTCACGAATGTTCAAACGAAAGACGTGCCGTGCCGCCAACTGTAGTTGCAACAATCTAACTAgatttttatccatttatatGATCACTTTTGTATTGGTTGGACCAGTCTAGCAAGCTCAATTTTGTTCCACACTGAATCTACATATTATGTTAATATTGATTCATTGTACTACATTTCTCTTCTTTTACTCTTATACTAAACAATCAAAACAAGTAGAAAATAATCTTTCCCAAAGTTGGATCTCTTTTGCACTTTACTGTTGCCAAAATGCCCATGCACGGGTATCTAGTAAGTAATATGTACTGAAAAATAACAcgataaatatttcataataagttAAATTACACTAATAGCGTAAAATTTATTTACACTAGTAATATAAGTTAAAGTCTAATTTCTACTTAAATACACattattatttttcctcttccctttttattttttgggtccaaaattatcCTTCAAGCTGCTGCAATACTTTTACTCTTGCCAGAATTTTCAGAGGGCAATTCTGAATAGTTGTGATGATTTTCAGTCTTCTTCTGAAGAATAAGCTTTGATTTCTcctttctttcatcttttttaatttgttcttCCCTACACTCCATACTACAAAATGCAGTATCACCCCTGTTCACATACAACAATATTAAGTCAACGATGACGACGACAACAACAATATACGTAATATACTTTTACAAATGGGGTTCGGAGAGAGTCAATGTTTACAGATTTTATTCCTACTTTGAGTGTTCAAGAAAATTGTTTTtcaaaacatgaattgaaagaaTACAAAAGTAAACGATGTATGATGAAAATACTGAAGAAAGAAAAGTACGGTCAGTAAAAATGTTAGAAATagcccaaataaaaaaaataacaaaataataatagtaataaaattgaagaatattaatcaacaattttattaatttaaaatgttGAAGATGATCAATATTATAAAATGTGACAGCATAATACTCTAAGTATGTCGATAATTGTTGCCCCACAAATAATTTAGAAAGAATCCTTCATAATCATAGCTACATAATGCAATAAACCAAacaagaaaatgacaaaaatggtCCCCTAATTTTTAGGGTAGACCCAAAATAGTCTTTTAGATCtgtatattttcaataatttatattttttaagttttgataaAAAGTGAGTATTTTGatctcttttaaatattttaataaattctaacatttCGATTTAATGAAAATGCGAAACAAAGATATCACTACCTTTTTAGCGACAATTCCCACACACTCACCCCATTGAACTCATTTTATAATTAGTTAAAACATTTATTAGCATATTATCAACTTTAATTCATTTTATCAACATCAATTACATAGGAAGCTCAAACCTTTATAAATATTTGAAACCTCTGTAACACAACTCATGTGAGACGATTAGAAGTAGAAAAGTGCAAGTAAATGTACCATGAAGTTTAACTTTTACACACTAACTATATACTAAAAGAATTTGTATATTATCAAGATCAACTAAAAAAATTACTaagataaattacaaaaaataatattaattgtgAAACTATTAAACAAGGATATTTTAAAAAACTAGAATATCACATTTAAATGTGAATTTATGAcctaaaataagttttgaacCTAATTTGACATTTCATTAAGTTTGCCCTTAATTTAAGGCAATTCAACTATTCAGAGCAATTCAACTATTCAGATTAAGTTGTGTATACATTTATATCATTAAAtcacttctattttatttttaagactacaaatttgatattttaaggaGAGTCAGCTCTAAATTTTTAGCATGATGGATTATTTAACTTGAACTCTTTAAATCTAAATTCATTTCTTTAACCTAGcttaaaatttctttctttaactTAGCTTCGACCCGACTACAACAAgctaaaatatattattaataatacaaaaaatcGTTTTGGTGCCAGTATATATAGTAATAATTACCTATACATGTAGATATCACGATAAAGTGGCAATCGGCGGTTACAAAGGCCACAAGTTGACAAGAAATGAATCCTTTCTTCTATATGTTGATGAAAAATTTGATCACTTGAACTTCTATTGTGGTATTTTGATGATACGTGTTGATGATCATGATCATACAATCCTCTATTGTTCATCACATCAACTGTGATCCCCTTCATGCTAGTTGTTCTCCTCATTGAAGATCAGATGGCTGTGAATTGTATAGATTGGAGAGAAATGGAAGGGAAGAAGTAGAGAGA is from Capsicum annuum cultivar UCD-10X-F1 chromosome 5, UCD10Xv1.1, whole genome shotgun sequence and encodes:
- the LOC107872573 gene encoding protein INCREASED RESISTANCE TO MYZUS PERSICAE 1 codes for the protein MRRTTSMKGITVDVMNNRGLYDHDHQHVSSKYHNRSSSDQIFHQHIEERIHFLSTCGLCNRRLPLYRDIYMYRGDTAFCSMECREEQIKKDERKEKSKLILQKKTENHHNYSELPSENSGKSKSIAAA